From the Lathyrus oleraceus cultivar Zhongwan6 chromosome 3, CAAS_Psat_ZW6_1.0, whole genome shotgun sequence genome, the window ttgaaatgttttatggttgatataataaaagagcatgacagatGCTATTTTCGAAGATGTGACACCCTTGTTTTGTGtatttactctgatatatatacttgttgttgttattaaatatttggggtattttagaagggtgttacattagtggtatcagagcccggttggtctgtccggccagttgtcgtgtcgttactgtctaacaattatgtattgttaccaatctaactttaagttgtgttgtgttgataagttgaaatggctggaaggaatgacgctgcaatggctgccgcaatgcaagcaatggcacaagctgtgcagaacttgccaaatgctggtggagatgctggatcacgtagcttggcgacttttcaaagagagaatccgccggtgtttaaagggaagcatgatccagatgcagccttgggatggttgaaagaaattgagagaatcttccgtgttatggattgcactccagctcagaaggttcggtatggtactcacatgctagcagtcaaagctgatgactggtggctagagactcacgagaggttgaccgtggcaggtgaagacattacttgggatgtattccgtagggaattcctgagaaagtattatccggaagatgtccgtggtaagaaggaaatcgagttccttgagctgaagcaaggaaacatgtctgtcactgattatgctgcaaaatttgtggagttgtccaaattttatcctcattacactggtgctggtgctgaattttcgaagtgcatcaagtttgagaacggattgcgctctgagattaagaaggctgttgggtatcagaagatacgcatttttactgaacTGGTTGATAGttgcaggatatttgaagaggacaataaggctcattacaagattgtcagtgaccgcaggggcaagcaacatcaaaatcgtggcaagccgtatgatgccccagtgggaaaaggaaaacaaggagctgctccggctcagaggactagtaggggaggtgctcctgctggtatagtttgcttcaaatgtggtcaggctggtcataagagtaatgtatgcactgctgaagtaaagaggtgttttcgctgtggtaagactggtcatgcaatagctgattgcaagcacaaggaaatgatttgtt encodes:
- the LOC127129372 gene encoding uncharacterized protein LOC127129372; this translates as MAGRNDAAMAAAMQAMAQAVQNLPNAGGDAGSRSLATFQRENPPVFKGKHDPDAALGWLKEIERIFRVMDCTPAQKVRYGTHMLAVKADDWWLETHERLTVAGEDITWDVFRREFLRKYYPEDVRGKKEIEFLELKQGNMSVTDYAAKFVELSKFYPHYTGAGAEFSKCIKFENGLRSEIKKAVGYQKIRIFTELVDSCRIFEEDNKAHYKIVSDRRGKQHQNRGKPYDAPVGKGKQGAAPAQRTSRGGAPAGIVCFKCGQAGHKSNVCTAEVKRCFRCGKTGHAIADCKHKEMICFNCGEEGHIGSQCHKPKKSQTGKVFALTGTQTSCEDRLIRGTCFINGTPLITIIDTGATHCFISANCARRLGLKLSALDGELMVETPAKGSVTTSLVCLKCPLSIFDKDFYVDLVCLQLDGMDVILGMNWLEYNYVHINCYHKSVRFSTPEEEGVDLLPFRELRKLMKEGAQMFSLMATLSVESKAKIEELLVVKEFPEVFPDEIPSVPPEREVEFTIDLVPGTRPVSMAPYRMSASELYELKKQLEDL